In Melanotaenia boesemani isolate fMelBoe1 chromosome 7, fMelBoe1.pri, whole genome shotgun sequence, a single window of DNA contains:
- the LOC121643500 gene encoding serine/threonine-protein phosphatase 2A 55 kDa regulatory subunit B beta isoform isoform X1, which yields MLSPIQVLCSDITTLSLEPEPFASYTEADIISTVEFNHTGELLATGDKGGRVVIFQREPESKTEPFSQGEYNVYSTFQSHEPEFDYLKSLEIEEKINKIRWLPQQNAAHFLLSTNDKTIKLWKVSERDKRPEGYNLKDEEGRIKDISTVTSLQVPVLKPMDLMVEVSPRRVFANAHTYHVNSISVNSDYETYMSADDLRINLWNLDITDRSFNIVDIKPVNMEDLTEVITAAEFHPHHCNLFVYSSSKGTLRLCDMREAALCDRHSKLFEEPEDPSSRSFFSEIISSVSDVKFSHSGRYLLTRDYLTAKVWDLNMESKPLETYQVHDYLRSKLCSLYENDCIFDKFECAWNGSDSVIMTGAYNNFFRMFDRNTKRDVTLEASRESSKPRAVLKPRRVCAAGGKRRKDDISVDSLDFTKKILHTAWHPTENIIAIAATNNLYIFQDKLNSEMH from the exons CTGACATCATCTCCACTGTTGAGTTCAACCACACAGGAGAGCTCCTGGCCACAGGGGACAAAGGAGGCCGTGTGGTCATCTTTCAGAGGGAACCTGAG AGCAAGACTGAGCCATTTTCCCAGGGAGAGTACAATGTGTACAGCACCTTTCAGAGCCATGAGCCAGAATTCGACTACCTTAAGAGTTTGGAGATTGAGGAGAAGATCAATAAGATCAGATGGCTGCCTCAGCAGAACGCCGCACACTTCCTCCTCTCAACCAATG ATAAGACCATTAAGTTGTGGAAGGTGAGTGAAAGAGACAAAAGGCCAGAGGGATACAACCTGAAAGATGAGGAGGGCCGCATCAAGGACATCTCCACAGTCACCTCCCTACAG GTGCCAGTGTTGAAGCCCATGGACCTGATGGTGGAGGTGAGCCCACGGCGAGTGTTTGCCAATGCCCACACCTACCACGTCAACTCCATCTCCGTCAACTCAGACTACGAGACCTACATGTCAGCCGACGACCTGAGGATCAACCTCTGGAATCTGGACATCACTGATCGCAGCTTCA ACATTGTGGATATCAAACCAGTAAACATGGAGGATCTAACAGAAGTGATCACAGCGGCTGAGTTTCACCCCCACCACTGTAACTTGTTTgtctacagcagcagcaaaggCACCCTGCGCCTTTGTGACATGAGAGAGGCGGCGCTGTGCGACAGGCACTCCAAAT TGTTTGAGGAGCCCGAGGACCCCAGTTCCCGCTCCTTTTTCTCTGAGATTATTTCCTCTGTATCGGATGTGAAGTTTAGCCACAGCGGTCGCTATTTGCTCACCAGAGACTACCTAACTGCCAAAGTCTGGGACCTCAACATGGAGAGCAAGCCCCTGGAGACATACCAG GTTCATGATTACCTCCGCAGTAAGTTGTGTTCCCTTTACGAGAACGACTGCATCTTTGACAAGTTTGAATGTGCCTGGAACGGTTCGGACAG TGTGATCATGACTGGAGCCTACAACAACTTCTTCCGCATGTTCGACCGCAACACCAAGCGCGACGTGACCTTGGAGGCGTCGAGAGAGAGCAGCAAACCCAGAGCCGTCCTGAAGCCGCGGAGGGTCTGTGCCGCAGGAGGAAAGCGCAGGAAAGACGACATCAGTGTGGACAGTCTGGACTTTACCAAGAAGATCCTCCACACGGCCTGGCATCCAACGGAGAACATCATCGCCATCGCTGCCACCAACAACCTGTACATCTTCCAGGACAAACTCAACTCTGAGATGCATTAA
- the LOC121643500 gene encoding serine/threonine-protein phosphatase 2A 55 kDa regulatory subunit B gamma isoform isoform X2: protein MGEDTDATPKLNHHGFLPDHNYVTEADIISTVEFNHTGELLATGDKGGRVVIFQREPESKTEPFSQGEYNVYSTFQSHEPEFDYLKSLEIEEKINKIRWLPQQNAAHFLLSTNDKTIKLWKVSERDKRPEGYNLKDEEGRIKDISTVTSLQVPVLKPMDLMVEVSPRRVFANAHTYHVNSISVNSDYETYMSADDLRINLWNLDITDRSFNIVDIKPVNMEDLTEVITAAEFHPHHCNLFVYSSSKGTLRLCDMREAALCDRHSKLFEEPEDPSSRSFFSEIISSVSDVKFSHSGRYLLTRDYLTAKVWDLNMESKPLETYQVHDYLRSKLCSLYENDCIFDKFECAWNGSDSVIMTGAYNNFFRMFDRNTKRDVTLEASRESSKPRAVLKPRRVCAAGGKRRKDDISVDSLDFTKKILHTAWHPTENIIAIAATNNLYIFQDKLNSEMH, encoded by the exons CTGACATCATCTCCACTGTTGAGTTCAACCACACAGGAGAGCTCCTGGCCACAGGGGACAAAGGAGGCCGTGTGGTCATCTTTCAGAGGGAACCTGAG AGCAAGACTGAGCCATTTTCCCAGGGAGAGTACAATGTGTACAGCACCTTTCAGAGCCATGAGCCAGAATTCGACTACCTTAAGAGTTTGGAGATTGAGGAGAAGATCAATAAGATCAGATGGCTGCCTCAGCAGAACGCCGCACACTTCCTCCTCTCAACCAATG ATAAGACCATTAAGTTGTGGAAGGTGAGTGAAAGAGACAAAAGGCCAGAGGGATACAACCTGAAAGATGAGGAGGGCCGCATCAAGGACATCTCCACAGTCACCTCCCTACAG GTGCCAGTGTTGAAGCCCATGGACCTGATGGTGGAGGTGAGCCCACGGCGAGTGTTTGCCAATGCCCACACCTACCACGTCAACTCCATCTCCGTCAACTCAGACTACGAGACCTACATGTCAGCCGACGACCTGAGGATCAACCTCTGGAATCTGGACATCACTGATCGCAGCTTCA ACATTGTGGATATCAAACCAGTAAACATGGAGGATCTAACAGAAGTGATCACAGCGGCTGAGTTTCACCCCCACCACTGTAACTTGTTTgtctacagcagcagcaaaggCACCCTGCGCCTTTGTGACATGAGAGAGGCGGCGCTGTGCGACAGGCACTCCAAAT TGTTTGAGGAGCCCGAGGACCCCAGTTCCCGCTCCTTTTTCTCTGAGATTATTTCCTCTGTATCGGATGTGAAGTTTAGCCACAGCGGTCGCTATTTGCTCACCAGAGACTACCTAACTGCCAAAGTCTGGGACCTCAACATGGAGAGCAAGCCCCTGGAGACATACCAG GTTCATGATTACCTCCGCAGTAAGTTGTGTTCCCTTTACGAGAACGACTGCATCTTTGACAAGTTTGAATGTGCCTGGAACGGTTCGGACAG TGTGATCATGACTGGAGCCTACAACAACTTCTTCCGCATGTTCGACCGCAACACCAAGCGCGACGTGACCTTGGAGGCGTCGAGAGAGAGCAGCAAACCCAGAGCCGTCCTGAAGCCGCGGAGGGTCTGTGCCGCAGGAGGAAAGCGCAGGAAAGACGACATCAGTGTGGACAGTCTGGACTTTACCAAGAAGATCCTCCACACGGCCTGGCATCCAACGGAGAACATCATCGCCATCGCTGCCACCAACAACCTGTACATCTTCCAGGACAAACTCAACTCTGAGATGCATTAA